In the Plasmodium chabaudi chabaudi strain AS genome assembly, chromosome: 13 genome, one interval contains:
- a CDS encoding protein transport protein SEC61 subunit alpha, putative has product MVRFLNLLKPVMFMLPEVQSPDRKLPFKEKLLWTAVSLFVFLICCQIPLYGIVTSKSSDPFYWMRVILASNRGTLMELGISPIVTSGMVMQLLAGSKIIDVDQSLKEDRTLFQGAQKLLGLLITLGEAIAYVVSGIYGNLSEIGTGHAILIILQLFFAGVVVILLDELLQKGYGLGSGISLFIATNICETIMWKSFSPTTINTDKGIEFEGAIISLIYCLFTEFNKISALKKSFYRTHAPNVTNLLATVLVFLIVIYLQGFRVDLSVKYQTVRGQQGTYPIKLFYTSNIPIILQTALVSNLYFFSQILYKRFSNSLLVNILGQWQEIESNGTSVPIGGIAYYISPPHSFADITNDPFHTLIYISFVLVSCAFFSKTWIEVSGSSAKDVAKQLRDQHIGMRGHRDTPTSLTRVFNRYIPTAAAFGGMCIGALTILADFLGALGSGTGILLAVTIIYQFYEMLVKEQEKAATLF; this is encoded by the exons ATGG TGAGATTTCTGAATTTACTAAAGCCGGTAATGTTTATGTTGCCGGAGGTTCAATCACCTGATAGGAAATTACCATTTAAAGAGAAGTTATTATGGACAGCTGTATCAttgtttgtatttttaatatgttgTCAAATACCGCTATATGGTATAGTAACAAGCAAATCAAGTGATCCGTTTTATTGGATGCGTGTTATTTTAGCATCAAACAGAGGAACATTAATGGAGTTAGGTATATCACCTATAGTTACTAGTGGTATGGTTATGCAGCTATTAGCTGGTTCTAAAATTATAGATGTTGATCAAAGTTTGAAAGAAGATCGAACCTTATTTCAAGGAGCCCAGAAATTATTAGGACTATTAATAACGTTAGGTGAAGCTATTGCTTATGTTGTTAGTGGTATATATGGTAATTTATCAGAAATCGGAACAGGCCATgctatattaataattttacaattattttttgctgGTGTTGtagttatattattagatgaattattacaaaaagGTTATGGTTTAGGTTCTggtatatcattatttatagctacaaatatatgtgaAACTATTATGTGGAAATCCTTTAGCCCTACAACTATTAATACAGATAAAGGAATTGAATTTGAAGGTGCCATAatatcattaatatattgtttatttacagaatttaacaaaatatcagctttaaaaaaatcttTTTATAGAACCCATGCTCCAAATGTAACAAACTTATTAGCTACCGTTttagtatttttaattgttatatatttacaaggATTTAGAGTAGATTTATCTGTTAAATATCAAACTGTAAGAGGCCAACAAGGAACATATCCAATTAAGTTGTTTTATACCAGTAATATACCAATTATATTACAGACTGCATTAGTATCtaatttatactttttttctcAAATATTGTACAAAAGATTTTCTAATAGTCTATTAGTAAATATACTTGGGCAATGGCAAGAAATCGAATCAAATGGGACATCTGTACCTATAGGTGGTAtagcatattatatatcacCTCCACATTCCTTTGCAGATATAACAAATGATCCATTCCATAcactaatatatatttcatttgtcCTTGTTTCTTGTGcctttttttcaaaaacaTGGATAGAAGTATCTGGAAGTTCTGCTAAAGATGTAGCTAAACAATTAAGAGATCAACATATTGGTATGAGAGGTCATAGAGATACACCAACATCTTTAACACGTGTCTTTAATAGATATATACCAACTGCAGCTGCATTTGGAGGCATGTGTATTGGTGCTTTGACTATATTAGCTGATTTCCTTGGAGCCTTAGGTAGTGGTACGGGTATTTTACTAGCCGTTACTATAATTTACCAATTTTACGAAATGCTAGTCAAAGAGCAAGAAAAAGCCGCCACCCTGTTTTAG
- a CDS encoding nuclear import protein MOG1, putative, producing the protein MEKLHENHFFGKYVKMNIPNDYIDISKYRIIPDNQEVYAHKYNNNCLIIEIVCYKDIDIKEKGKYYFDDLANENTSLENKIILNNESVPHPQKNYILVVGAQKISKYNTQMHENVLLYLCIIPYKEHNADILITWNIPKEDLNINPDIDIFTEMVQSFKVLDFSLFV; encoded by the coding sequence ATGGAGAAATTACACGAAAATCACttttttggaaaatatgttaaaatgaatataccTAATGATTATATAGACATATCGaaatatagaataataCCAGACAATCAAGAGGTATATGctcataaatataataataattgtttAATAATTGAAATTGTATGTTATAAAgatatagatataaaagaaaaagggaaatattattttgatgatttagcaaatgaaaatactagcttagaaaataaaataattttaaataatgaatctGTTCCACAtccacaaaaaaattatattttagttGTAGGAgcacaaaaaataagcaaGTATAATACACAAATGCatgaaaatgttttattatatttatgtataattcCATATAAAGAACATAATGCTGATATATTGATCACATGGAATATACCAAAGGAggatttaaatataaacccAGATATTGATATCTTCACAGAAATGGTTCAATCCTTCAAAGTACTAGACTTTAgtttatttgtttaa
- a CDS encoding DNA/RNA-binding protein Alba 2, putative, whose amino-acid sequence MPGSTKSETKLENGIRISYKSDALDYVYKAIVLFETHDEVILSGVGKAISSVVNVAEMIKRRAKGLHQFTELYEKEHIIKREDTSGLKKNDKGDDKKSGDEEEGGEGEGEGEEEENDKNKESANRVIEFSTTVPCMKITLSKSDANIDKDKVGYQKPLDDKDVKVMTPEEILKEKAYRRRYRRGRGGDRYRGSYRRQYYDNSMWNNRRYEKRNN is encoded by the exons ATGCCTGGTAGCACAAAAAGCGAAACTAAATTAGAAAACGGAATACGTATTAGTTATAAGAGCGATGCTTTAGACTACGTCTATAAAgcaattgttttatttgagACCCATGATGAAGTCATATTATCAGGGGTTGGTAAAGCTATAAGCTCAGTTGTTAACGTAGCTGAGATGATAAAGAGAAGAGCAAAGGGACTTCATCAATTTACCGAGTTATATGAAAAGGAACACATAATTAAAAG GGAGGATACTAGcggtttaaaaaaaaatgataaggGTGACGACAAAAAATCAGGGGATGAAGAAGAAGGAGGAGAAGGAGAAGGAGAGGGcgaagaagaagaaaatgataaaaataaagaatctGCTAACCGAGTTATTGAATTTAGTACAACTGTTCCATGCATGAAAATAACCTTGTCAAAATCTGATGCGAATATTGATAAAGATAAAGTAGGTTACCAAAAACCATTAGATGATAAGGATGTTAAAGTTATGACACCCgaagaaatattaaagGAAAAGGCTTATAGACGACGAT ATAGAAGAGGTAGAGGTGGTGATAGATATAGGGGATCCTATAGAAGACAATATTATGACAATTCCATGTGGAATAATAGGAgatatgaaaaaagaaataattaa